The genome window AAGATGATAAAAACACATAAAGGATTTAAAGTAATTGCTGCGCTATTCATTTCTATAGCTTTTATGAGTTGTAGTGAAGATGATGCCGTTGTGCTGCAAAATGTCGCTGCTGGATTTACACAAACGATCAATCAAAATACGGGTACAGTAACTTTTATCAATACTTCTAGTAACGCTACTACGTTTGCATGGGATTTCGGAGATGGTACTTCTTCAACGTTAATTAACCCTATTAAGACTTATAGCGCGGGGGGCTCCTACGTTGTTGTGCTACAAGTCACTAACAATGATGGTGCAATGGCTCGTTTTGAAGATACCATACTCATTGACGAATTGTTTGATGGTGGTCTGTTGACTAACGGAGACTTTGAAAATGGTGTTACCCCTTGGATCCAAGGAGTGGATGATAATAGTCCAGCACCAGTTGTTACTTTTGCAGGTAATACCTATTATCAAGTAAACATAACCAACCCTAATTCAAACCAGCCGTTTTTAGTGAACTTGAGCCAAAAATTAGAAATTATTCAAGGGTTTACTTATGTATTAACTTTTGACGCGTGGTCGGATCGCAATAGAGATGTCATAGCAGGAATAGGATTAAGTGGTGGAACATTTGCTAATAATAGTCAGCCTTTAAGCATCACGGACACCCAACAGCAATATCAGTTAACTTTAACCGCAACAAATTTCGGAGCCACTAATGCTCGAGTATTATTTGATTCTAATGGAGAAGCTGGGTTGGTTAATATTGATAATGTAACATTAATTGTACAGTAGAAAAAGTTCTTAAAAAGCGGGATAATTGGTAACCTTTAATCAATCAAATTAGAAAATTATGATTACCTCTTTGCATGTTTAATATAGCTGTTCAAATAACAAATAGGCAGTTATTATTGTAAGGATGACATAAAAATACCGTTGTATTTTTAATTAAAGAAAAAAAGAATAAGAAATGAATACCAAAAAAATAACTTTTTATAAAATATCTCTAACACTAGCAGTCGTGTTTATGATAGCAGTAGGTTGCGAGAGAGATCTGTCAGATGACGCTATACCAGCAACCTTTTCAAAGACAGGAGAGATTTATACAGACGCATTTGTAAGTATGGGAAGTGACTTTTATTTACCTTTTGCAGGTTCTAAACCAGACGCGTTTTCAGTGGATGAGCAAGTAGGTTTTCAAAGTAATTCTTCCATACGTATAGACGTGCCTAACGCGGTTGATCCTACAGGGAATTATGCAGGGGCAATTCTTCGTGTAGATGGAGCCGGGAGAGATTTATCTGGCTTTAACGCGCTTACATTTTGGGTAAAAGCTTCTCGAGGAGTAAGTGTAGATGCTTTTGGTTTTGGTCAAGACTTTCTAGAAGATAAATATCAAGTAACCGCAAACAATGTAAATGTAGGTACGAACTGGTCTAAAGTGACCATACCTATTCCAGATCCTTCAAAATTAGTAGAGGAGCGTGGTGCCTTTTGGTATGCTATGGGAACTCAGGGTACTGGTGGTTCCGGGTATATTGTCTGGATGGACGATATCAAATTTGAAAATTTGGCCACAGTAGCACAACCTAGACCTGCTATCTCTAACGGTGAAGATGCAGCTACTAGCTCTTTTATAGGAGTTAATTTAGCAGTTACCGGTTTAATAGAAACATTCAATTTAGCTTCTGGATTAGAACAAACTATAACAGTCGCTCCTAGCTATTATAATTTCACAGCTTCTGATCCTAACGTGGCATCAGTGGATGCGTTAGGTAATATTGCTGTTGCGGCTGCAGGAACTTCGGTAATTACGGCAACGCTTGCTGGGATTGATGCGGCGGGTTCTTTAACGATTAATTCACAAGGTAATTTTCAATTGCCAACTACACCTACAAGAGACCCTGCTAATGTGATCTCTATTTTTAGTGATGCGTATACGAATGTTCCTGTAGACTATTATAATGGATTTTGGCTTCCTGGTTCTTCTACTGGCTCAGCTGATTTTTCAGTGAATGGAGACCATATTTTAAATTACACCAATTTTAATTATGTAGGTACCCAAACTGCTAATCCATTAGTGGATGCATCGAGTATGACTATGGTGCACTTTGACCTGTATATCCCAGGTCCGGTGCCAAACAATTTTGACTTTTTAATATCTATAGAAGATTGGGGCCCTAATGGGGTGGATAATGGTGGTGATGATTCTAGACAACAAATATTTGTACGTCGCAATCAAGTAGTGGCTAACAGTTGGGTCAGCATTGATGCTCCTTTGACCCTAGTTAATAGGGATAATATAGGACTCATTATCTATGAAAATATTAATTTTTCTTCATTGAGAAATTTTTATATAGATAATGTATACTACTACAACTAATCATTAGACGCCAACAATTCAATAAAAGAAATGATGAACATCACACTTCAAAAGATACATACTAAGTTAATAATTCGTCTTGGACTTCTAGTCGCTGCTGCAGCGGTAATCTTTAGCTGTTCTCCAGATGATAAGCAACAAGTAACCACAAAAAACAATCTTGTTTGGCAAGATGAGTTTAGTGTAGATGGTGCTCCGGATCCTTTAATATGGGGTGCTGATTTAGGAAACGGTGAAGCTCAAGGAATACCTGGATGGGGAAATGAGGAACGTCAATATTATACAGACCGTCCAGAAAACGTGGTGGTTGAAAATGGGATGCTTAAAATTACGGCTCTTAAAGAGTCCTTTCAAGGTTCTGACTATACATCGGGAAGAGTTCTTACAAAAGGGAAGTATCAAAAAAAATTCGGTCGTTTTGAAGCGAGAATCAAGCTTCCTTGGGGACAAGGTTTATGGCCGGCGTTTTGGATGTTAGGAGATGATAGTAACGGTGCTCAAGCATGGCCACAAATAGGCGAAATAGACATTATGGAGTACCGCGGTCAGGAACCTACCATAGTGCACGGTAGTATGCATGGTCCAGGTTATTCTGGAGGTCAGGCCATTACTAAACAATATGATTTAGTTACAGACAGGTTAGATACCGATTTTCATGTTTATGGCATAGAATGGGGACCTGGTTATGTAAATTATTATATTGACGAGGTGCTTTATAACCAAATTACACCTGAAGACGTTACTGGCGACTGGGTGTTTGATGACCATGAGTTTTATATTATCATGAACGTTGCTGTTGGAGGTACATTTGTAGGTGCTCCAGGTTTAAATACTGTTTATCCACAAACGATGTATGTAGATTATGTACGCGTTTATGAGTAAGTTTTATACAAAGAAATTAATTGTAACAAATGCTCATGCAATTGTTACGCTTTCGCGAAAGCGAAATAGCTATTGAAAAACATTTAATGCCCTTAAATTAAAAGTAGTTTAAGGGATATCATAAAGAACTATAAATTATCCAATGACCAAAAATTCTATATACCTAGGGAACCAAAAAGCTGCTTTTGATCAAAGTAAAGTCAAAGGGGAACTTGTTGATTTTGAAAACGAAAAATATTATAAAATAAGTAATCACGATGCTATGCGCCCATTTTTTATGAGCATAGTAAGTGATTCCAACCACTGGATGTTTGTTTCGAGCAATGGTGGTCTTACTGCGGGACGCAAAAATAGCGACTCGGCGCTTTTTCCATATTATACCGATGATAAGATTACGGAGTCTAACGATATTACGGGTAGTAAAACAATCATAAGAGTGCACAACGGAGACCGTGATTTATTATGGGAGCCTTTTTCAAATAGATACTCCGGTATCTATAAAATTACTCGCAACCTCTATAAAAATGCGTACGGTAACAAGTTGGTTTTTGAAGAGATCAACCACGATTTAAATCTTACCTATAGATACCATTGGAATTCTAGTGATAGTTATGGATTTGTCAAAAAATCAGAGTTGATCAATCAGGGTTCTGGTTCTTTAAAAATGACCGTGTTGGATGGTTTGCAAAACATGCTACCAGCAAATGTGGGAGAAGATTTACAAAAGGCATCAAGTAACCTAGTGGACGCTTACAAAAGATCAGAGCTTAAGCAAGAAACCGGTATTGGAATTATAGCTTTAAGTGCTGTAATAGTTGATAAAGCAGAGCCTAGTGAAGCGCTCAAAGCAAACATAGCCTGGTCGCTAGGTTTAGATCATCCTACTTATTTGTTGTCTAGCCTTCAGTTAGAAAATTTCAGAAAAGGAATAGCAGTAAAGCAAGAGACAGATATTAAGGCAGAAAAAGGAGCCTATTTTACTGTTTCAGAAATGCAACTCAATGCTGGAGATAATAAAGTATGGTATACCCTAGCAGATGTGAACCAAAATATCGTTACCATAAATGATATCTCCAACCAGATTCAGACAGATGCTCATCTTATAGAAAAGATTCAAAAGGATATAGCATTGGGTTCTCAAAAATTAGTAGGGCTTATAGCTGCATCAGACGGTTTGCAATTAACAGCAGATCCGTTAACTAACAACCGCCATTTTGCAAATACCATGTTCAATATCATGCGTGGTGGAATTTTTGATAACAACTATGTTATTGAAAAGCAGGACTTTTTAGAATATTTAGAAGCCGCAAATATAGAGGTGTTTGAAAGTACCCAAGAATTGCTTCAAGACCTGCCAGCAGATTTTGATCTAGATAATTTAAATGAAATAGCTTATTCTCATGATAATCCGCATTTTAAAAGATTAGTAATAGAGTACTTACCTTTAAAGTTTAGTAGAAGACACGGTGACCCTAGTCGTCCATGGAATAAATTTTCTATCAACACACGTAGTGAAATTGATGGCTCTAAAATATTAGACTATGAAGGAAACTGGCGTGATATTTTCCAAAATTGGGAAGCTCTCGCTCATTCGTATCCAGAGTTTATCGATGGAATGATTCATAAATTTTTGAACGCGACAACCTTTGATGGTTATAATCCTTATCGAGTAACAAAAGGAGGATTTGACTGGGAAGTAATAGAAGAAGATGACCCTTGGTCTTATATTGGATATTGGGGAGATCACCAGATTATTTATTTGCTTAAATTCTTAGAGTTTATACAAGATTATTACCCTGGTAAACTAGATAGTTTCCTCAATGAAAATCTCTTTGTTTACGCAAATGTTCCTTATAAAATTAAGGAATATGCAGACATTTTACTGGACCCTAAAGACACTATTGATTTTGATTACCGTTTACAAGAAGTCATAGAAGAACGTCGGGAACAATTAGGTGCAGACGGTTCTTTATTAAGGGATACATCAGGGGCTATTTATAAAGTAAACCTGGTAGAGAAATTATTAGCTACCGTCCTCGCTAAAGTTTCTAACCTGATTCCTGAAGCTGGAATATGGTTAAATACCCAACGACCAGAATGGAATGATGCTAATAATGCCTTAGTAGGTAACGGTGTTTCTATGGTAACCCTTTACTATTTGAGACGTTTCTTAAATTACTTTAAAGGTTTTATTAAGGAGGCAGACTTTGAGTCTTCCTCTATATCTGAAGATCTAAAGGTGTTTTATACAGCAGTAAGCATTACATTGAAAGATCATCAAGGTTTATTAGAAGGTTCACTGAACGACACCCAACGCAGAGCTGTTCTTGACGGGGTGTCTCAACCTGCAAGTGATTATAGAAAAAATATTTATGACCATAATTTCTCAGGTAAAAAACAAGATATTTCAAAAGATAGCTTACTAGAATTTATAGAGGTTACTTTAAAATACTTGGACCATAGTATAGATGCAAATAAGCGTAAAGACGGAATGTATCACGCTTATAACTTGATGACATTAGAGGATAACGGCGACGTGAGTATTTCCTATTTATCAGAAATGTTAGAAGGCCAAGTAGCAGCTTTAAGCTCTGGATATTTAACATCAGTACAGGCTTTAGAGGTTATGAACGCGTTAAAGTCAAGTGCCTTATTTAGAGAAGATCAGTACAGTTATATCCTATATCCTAATAAGAACTTACCGGGATTTGAAGAAAAGAATATCATTCCTAATGAGCTGGTTTCTAAATCAGAATTGTTGCAACAATTACTCAAAGATGACAATCAACAAGTCATCGTTCAAGACCTTACTGGGGCGTATCATTTCAATGCCAGCTTCAATAATGTAAATAGCCTTAAAAAAGCCCTTAAGCAATTAGCTAAAGGGAATTATAGCAGTCTTGTTAGCAAGGAACAAAGACAGTTAGAAAAAACTTTTGAAGTTGTTTTTAATCACAAAGCTTTTACCGGTAGATCAGGAACATTCTTTGGTTTTGAAGGACTAGGTTCTATTTATTGGCACATGGTTTCCAAGCTATTGCTGGCTGTACAAGAATGTTGTTTAAAAGCAGTTAATGACGGAGAAAGCGATGCGTTAATAGGTGAGATGTTAGACCATTATTACGAGATACAGGCAGGAATAGGTGCTCATAAATCACCAGAGTTATATGGAGCTGTTCCTACAGACCCTTACTCGCATACGCCAGCTACAAAAGGTGCGCAACAGCCAGGAATGACTGGACAGGTAAAAGAAGATATTTTGAGCCGTTTTGGCGAGTTAGGTATTGTTGTCTCTGATGGCGTACTTTCCTTTAAACCTAGCTTGTTGCGCAAGCAAGAGTTTCTGGCAAAAAATAAAGAATTTAACTACATAGACGTAGATCGAAATAAACAGGCCATAACGGTAAGTGCGGGATCCCTTGCGTTTACCTATTGTCAGGTTCCTGTGATTTATACGAAGTCTAATCAAGAAAGTGTGCAAATTGCATTTAAAGATGGTACGGAGAAAACTTTTGGGCAATTGAAACTGGATAAAACAACCAGTGAAAAGTTGTTTCAGCGCACAGGGGAGATCAATCATATAACTGTAGAAGTGATCAAATAGATAATGGAATCATAGATAAGTGATCAGTTCGCTTTCGCGAAAGCGAAATTTAAAATTAACCCAATGAACATCAACCGCAGTTTTAAAATAGGAATAGTACTAGGACAATTATTGATTCTAGGAAGTTGTGGTAATGCACCAAAAGAGCAGGAAGAAGTGAAACAGACGAAAGAAATCAATGCAGTAGATATTTTGGGCAACCCAGATTATCAAGCTATTTCTTATGGAGGTTATAGAGGGATTTCTAGAGAAGAACAACCTACTATAGCCCAACTAAAAGAAGACATCAAAATCATGGCAGCCATGGGTATAAAAGTGTTGCGCACGTATAACGTGCAACCTAGTTTACCACATGCTTCTAATATTCTCGCTGCGATACAGGAGCTTAAGAAGGAAGATTCAGATTTTGAAATGTATGTCATGCTGGGAGCATGGATTGATTGTAAAAATGCTTGGACTGGTTTAGAACCAGATCATAACGTAGAGAGCGAGGCAAACGCTGGTGAGATAGCTAGAGCCGTTGCCTTAGCCATCAAATATCCAGATATTGTAAAAGTAATAGCCGTAGGTAATGAGGCCATGGTAAAATGGGCAGCCAGTTATTATGTGCAACCTGTAGTTATTTTAAAATGGGTCAACCATTTACAAGGCTTGAAGAAAAAAGGTAAGCTTTCTAAAAATTTATGGATTACCAGTTCAGATAATTTTGCCTCTTGGGGTGGTGGTGATTATATCTATCACACACCAGACTTGACTAAACTCTTGAAAGCTGTTGATTATGTGTCCTTACATACTTATCCTATGCACGATACACATTACAATGCCGTATTTTGGGGAACATTAAATTTTGAAAAGAGTTTGACAACTCATGAGAAAATGGATACCGCTATGCGCCGTGCAAGAGACTATGCAAAATCACAATACAGAAGTGTTGTGGAGTATATGAATGTTATAGGTGTTGATAAGCCAGTTCACATAGGAGAAACAGGATGGGCATCGGTTTCAAATGGACATTATGGTCCAGATGGATCAAGAGCTACAGATGAGTATAAAAGCGCAAAATTCTATCATTTTATGAGAGAATGGACAGATAAAGAGGGGATTTCTTGTTTTTATTTTGAGGCATTTGATGAGCGATGGAAAGATGCTGCTAATAAGCTAGGTTCTGAGAATTACTTTGGACTTTTTACTCTTGATGGTAAAGCAAAATATGCGCTTTGGGATCGGGTAGATGAAGGTGCTTTTATAGGTTTAACTAGAGGGGGGAAGCCTATTACCAAAACTTATAATGGCAATAAAGAGGAATTAATGAAAGACGTCTTATTACCACCTTTAAAATAAAATAACGCAGGCTGAATGATGAAGAGGGATAAAACCAACCAAAATGAGATTAATTAAATATGGAACAATTTGTTTATTCACAGCTTTTATGGTAAGCTGTAAACAGGAAAGAGAAAAACTGGATGTAGAAGTTTACGAGACTTCTGCATCTGGTAATCATCTGTCTAAAGTGATGCCTTTTGAAGTAAAAGACAGTACCACTGTAATTACTATCAATGATGAGGTAACCTTTCAAACCATTACTGGGTTTGGCGGCGCATTTACAGAGTCGTCTGCTTATTTGCTCAATCGATTGAGTAAAAAAAATAGGGATACCATCATCAATGCTTATTTCTCTCGTGAAGGAGCAAATTACTCGCTAACGCGCACGCATATGAATAGTTGTGATTTTTCTTTGTCACAATATTCCTACTCTCCAGTCGAGGACGACGTGAACTTAGAACACTTTAGCATAGAGGAAGATAGAGATGATTTAATTCCTATGATCAAAGATGCTATGGCAGCGTCTGAGGATGGTTTTAATTTATTTGCATCCCCATGGACAGCAGCACCTTGGATGAAAGATAATAATGATTGGGTAGGAGGAAAACTACTGCCTAAATACTATGATACCTGGGCACTTTTCTTTTCTAAATACGCAGACGCTTATGAAGCCGAAGGCATTCCTATATGGGGTTTTACGGTAGAAAATGAGCCGCATGGAAATGGAAATAACTGGGAAAGTATGCATTATACTCCTAAGGAAATGACAGATTTTGTAGAGTATCATTTGGGCCCCAAGTTAGAAGCAGATGGTTATGGAGATAAAGTTATTCTAGGTTACGATCAAAATAGAGCAGGACTTAAAGAATGGGTAGATGAGATGTATAGAGATGAGGCATCTTCCAAATATTTTGATGGAACAGCTATTCACTGGTACGAAAGTACTTATGATTACTTTCCAGAAGAGCTGCAATATGCACATCATAAAGCACCAAAAAAATACCTGATCGAGACCGAAGGTTGTGTGGATTCTGAAGTGCCACACTGGCGCGATGATCAATGGTACTGGTCTAAAGAGGCAACAGATTGGGGCTGGGACTGGGCAAAAGAAGAAGAAAAATACCTGCATCCTAAATACGCTCCTGTAAACCGTTATGCTAGAGATATTATAGGTTGTATGAATAATTGGGTAGATGGATGGGTAGATTGGAACATGGTTCTAGACCGTAAAGGAGGACCTAACTGGTTTAAAAATTGGTGTGTTGCTCCGGTAATTGTAGACCCAGATAATGATGAAGTGTATTTTACACCGCTTTATTATACCATGGCACATTTTAGTAAATATATACGTCCAGGAGCTCAAGTTATTGAGGTACAACATACAGATAAAGACCTTATGGTGACCGCAGCAAAGAATCCAGACGGTACTATTGCTTTTGTTATTTTTAATGAAGGTATGGAAGGTAAGAATTATGAACTGCGCTTTCGCGAAAGCGTGGTCAGCATCAACTTAGGTGCACAGAGCTTACAAACTGTTATTATACCAACCAAAAACTAATCTTATGTCTAGCACTACTCATAAAGTTCATTTTGGCCAGAAAGTGGCTTTCGGTCTTGGAATGTTGGCCAACCAGATGTTTCCTGCGGCACTAGGTATTTTCATGGTGGTTTTAGTTCAGAATCTAGGTTTCCCTACTTGGATGTGGGGGGTTTTATTTTTCCTACCTCGTGTATTTGATTCGATTACCGATCCAATTATGGGTTTTATTTCAGACAATACAAAATCAGTTTGGGGTAGAAGAAGGCAATA of Nonlabens sp. Ci31 contains these proteins:
- a CDS encoding PKD domain-containing protein; the protein is MIKTHKGFKVIAALFISIAFMSCSEDDAVVLQNVAAGFTQTINQNTGTVTFINTSSNATTFAWDFGDGTSSTLINPIKTYSAGGSYVVVLQVTNNDGAMARFEDTILIDELFDGGLLTNGDFENGVTPWIQGVDDNSPAPVVTFAGNTYYQVNITNPNSNQPFLVNLSQKLEIIQGFTYVLTFDAWSDRNRDVIAGIGLSGGTFANNSQPLSITDTQQQYQLTLTATNFGATNARVLFDSNGEAGLVNIDNVTLIVQ
- a CDS encoding glycosyl hydrolase family 16, giving the protein MNTKKITFYKISLTLAVVFMIAVGCERDLSDDAIPATFSKTGEIYTDAFVSMGSDFYLPFAGSKPDAFSVDEQVGFQSNSSIRIDVPNAVDPTGNYAGAILRVDGAGRDLSGFNALTFWVKASRGVSVDAFGFGQDFLEDKYQVTANNVNVGTNWSKVTIPIPDPSKLVEERGAFWYAMGTQGTGGSGYIVWMDDIKFENLATVAQPRPAISNGEDAATSSFIGVNLAVTGLIETFNLASGLEQTITVAPSYYNFTASDPNVASVDALGNIAVAAAGTSVITATLAGIDAAGSLTINSQGNFQLPTTPTRDPANVISIFSDAYTNVPVDYYNGFWLPGSSTGSADFSVNGDHILNYTNFNYVGTQTANPLVDASSMTMVHFDLYIPGPVPNNFDFLISIEDWGPNGVDNGGDDSRQQIFVRRNQVVANSWVSIDAPLTLVNRDNIGLIIYENINFSSLRNFYIDNVYYYN
- a CDS encoding family 16 glycosylhydrolase, which codes for MMNITLQKIHTKLIIRLGLLVAAAAVIFSCSPDDKQQVTTKNNLVWQDEFSVDGAPDPLIWGADLGNGEAQGIPGWGNEERQYYTDRPENVVVENGMLKITALKESFQGSDYTSGRVLTKGKYQKKFGRFEARIKLPWGQGLWPAFWMLGDDSNGAQAWPQIGEIDIMEYRGQEPTIVHGSMHGPGYSGGQAITKQYDLVTDRLDTDFHVYGIEWGPGYVNYYIDEVLYNQITPEDVTGDWVFDDHEFYIIMNVAVGGTFVGAPGLNTVYPQTMYVDYVRVYE
- a CDS encoding glycosyl hydrolase family 17 — translated: MNINRSFKIGIVLGQLLILGSCGNAPKEQEEVKQTKEINAVDILGNPDYQAISYGGYRGISREEQPTIAQLKEDIKIMAAMGIKVLRTYNVQPSLPHASNILAAIQELKKEDSDFEMYVMLGAWIDCKNAWTGLEPDHNVESEANAGEIARAVALAIKYPDIVKVIAVGNEAMVKWAASYYVQPVVILKWVNHLQGLKKKGKLSKNLWITSSDNFASWGGGDYIYHTPDLTKLLKAVDYVSLHTYPMHDTHYNAVFWGTLNFEKSLTTHEKMDTAMRRARDYAKSQYRSVVEYMNVIGVDKPVHIGETGWASVSNGHYGPDGSRATDEYKSAKFYHFMREWTDKEGISCFYFEAFDERWKDAANKLGSENYFGLFTLDGKAKYALWDRVDEGAFIGLTRGGKPITKTYNGNKEELMKDVLLPPLK
- a CDS encoding glycoside hydrolase family 30 protein, producing MVSCKQEREKLDVEVYETSASGNHLSKVMPFEVKDSTTVITINDEVTFQTITGFGGAFTESSAYLLNRLSKKNRDTIINAYFSREGANYSLTRTHMNSCDFSLSQYSYSPVEDDVNLEHFSIEEDRDDLIPMIKDAMAASEDGFNLFASPWTAAPWMKDNNDWVGGKLLPKYYDTWALFFSKYADAYEAEGIPIWGFTVENEPHGNGNNWESMHYTPKEMTDFVEYHLGPKLEADGYGDKVILGYDQNRAGLKEWVDEMYRDEASSKYFDGTAIHWYESTYDYFPEELQYAHHKAPKKYLIETEGCVDSEVPHWRDDQWYWSKEATDWGWDWAKEEEKYLHPKYAPVNRYARDIIGCMNNWVDGWVDWNMVLDRKGGPNWFKNWCVAPVIVDPDNDEVYFTPLYYTMAHFSKYIRPGAQVIEVQHTDKDLMVTAAKNPDGTIAFVIFNEGMEGKNYELRFRESVVSINLGAQSLQTVIIPTKN